In Camarhynchus parvulus chromosome Z, STF_HiC, whole genome shotgun sequence, a genomic segment contains:
- the RAD17 gene encoding LOW QUALITY PROTEIN: cell cycle checkpoint protein RAD17 (The sequence of the model RefSeq protein was modified relative to this genomic sequence to represent the inferred CDS: inserted 2 bases in 1 codon): protein MSGSGPGRPAEVAEWLAHPFDGFLGSRGPCAAAAVRPRRGGAGRARGQQQQQRAPSPAAXKSRAAAPRRKRAKPGAADPPCIQALEELPWVERYRPKSQNDLAVQKKKIEEVETWLKTHIFQRQPKQGGSVLLLTGPPGCGKTATLQILARDLGLQVQEWTNPLSLDFTKEDLRNMFGHDSNFHTFPSQAQAALFQDFLLRANKYNKLQMLGESSENDKKLILIEDIPNQFYRDPGSLHEILRSFVRRSRCPLVFIISDNFSGDSNQRSLFPTEIVEELCICNISFKPIAPTNMMKVLNRIAAAEASMNRENYTLDRSSLELLCRGCSGDIRSAINSLQFSSAKGCSLEKEFWSKKKKSSTIKCDETGVSKVRKKSKCDTSEDQEIQAIGGKDASIFLFHALGKIIYCKREAVSEAECPQLPAHLSGHRRDTLLIQPEEIVEKSHMSGNMFNLYLHQNYVDFFSDIDDIVRASDYLSTADVLCSNWSARLVMESYSASVATRGVIHSNTSRAFAHQQGGMGFRPLHKPQWFLINKKYQENCIAAKSLFSSFCLPPECLQTELLPYLAMLANPMRNQAQIAFIQDVGRLPLKRHFGRLQLEALGDKDPGLPELSHGDGDPEGLPSSQSSGSDLPSSQPQPVAAQALLEEEELRIEEYDSD from the exons GTGGCAGAGTGGCTGGCACATCCCTTCGATGGCTTCCTCGGGAGCAGGGGCCCGtgtgccgccgccgccgtgaGGCCGCGGAGGGGCGGCGCCGGCAGAGCCcgcgggcagcagcagcagcagagagccccgagccccgcggc GAAGAGCCGAGCCGCAGCTCCGCGCAGGAAGAGAGCCAAGCCGGGAGCTGCGGATCCGCCCTGCATCCAggccctggaggagctgccgTGGGTGGAGAGATACAGGCCCAAGAGCCAG AATGACCTTGCtgtgcaaaagaagaaaattgaggAAGTTGAAACCTGGTTAAAAACGCACATATTTCAGAGGCAGCCAAAGCAG GGTGGCTCTGTCTTGCTGCTgactggccctcctggctgtgggaaAACTGCAACTCTGCAAATTCTAGCCAGAGATCTTGGCCTTCAGGTGCAAGAATGGACCAATCCACTCTCTTTAGACTTCACAAAGGAAGACTTGAGGAACATGTTTGGCCATG actcAAATTTTCATACGTTTCCGAGTCAGGCCCAAGCAGCTCTCTTTCAAGATTTTCTATTAAGAGCAAATAAGTATAACAAACTTCAGATGCTTGGGGAGTCCtcagaaaatgataaaaagcTTATTCTTATTGAA GACATTCCTAACCAATTCTACAGAGATCCTGGCAGCCTGCATGAAATCCTCAG GAGTTTTGTTCGCAGGAGTAGGTGCCCCCTGGTCTTTATAATCTCAGATAACTTCAGTGGAGACAGCAACCAGAGGTCACTGTTCCCCACTGAAATTGTAGAGGAGTTGTGTATATGCAATATTAG TTTCAAGCCTATTGCACCAACAAATATGATGAAAGTTCTCAATCGAATAGCTGCAGCAGAAGCCAGTATG AACAGAGAGAATTACACCCTTGATAGAAGttctctggagctgctttgCAGAGGTTGTTCAGGTGACATAAGAAGTGCAATAAACAGCcttcagttttcctctgcaaaag gCTGCTCATTGGAGAAAGAATTTTGgtcaaagaagaagaagagctCCACAATAAAATGTGATGAAACAGGAGTATccaaagtaagaaagaaaagtaaatgtgATACCTCAGAAGACCAGGAGATACAAGCGATTGGTGGCAAGGATgcatccatttttcttttccatgctctggggaaaattatttattgcaaaa GAGAAGCCGTGTCAGAAGCAGagtgccctcagctgcctgCCCACCTGTCCGGACACCGCCGCGACACCTTGCTCATCCAGCCTGAG GAAATTGTGGAGAAATCGCATATGTCTGGAAACATGTTCAATCTATACCTTCACCAGAACTACGTGGACTTTTTTTCTGACATAGATGATATAGTGAGAGCCAGTGACTATTTGAGCACTGCTGATGTCCTTTGCAGTAACTGGAGT GCACGGCTGGTGATGGAGAGCTACAGTGCCTCCGTGGCCACCCGGGGGGTGATCCACTCCAACACCTCCAGGGCCTTTGCCCACCAGCAGGGGGGCATGGGCTTCCGACCCTTACACAAACCACAGTGGTTTCTGATCAACAAAAAG TATCAGGAAAATTGCATTGCTGCAAAATCCCTGTTCTCAAGCTTCTGTTTACCACCTGAGTGCCttcagacagagctgctgccttatCTTGCTATGTTAGCAAACCCTATGAGAAACCAAG CTCAGATTGCTTTTATCCAAGACGTGGGGAGGCTGCCTCTGAAAAGACATTTTGGGAG gctgcagctggaggctctGGGTGACAAGGACCCCGGCCTGCCCGAGCTGTCCCACGGCGACGGCGACCCCGAGGGGCTCCCCTCCAGCCAGTCCAGCGGCAGCGacctgcccagcagccagccccagcccgtgGCAGCCCAGGCcctcctggaggaggaggaactgAGGATCGAGGAGTACGACAGCGACTGA
- the EXOSC5 gene encoding exosome complex component RRP46: MAVEMEVADGQCRLRPFSCELGLLSRPDGSAAFLQGDTSVLAGLYGPAEAKISKELPDRAALEVLLRPKVGLPGVLERSREQLLRQTCEAVLLGVLHPRTAISLVLQVLSDAGSLLSCCLNAACMALLDAGLPLAALFCGVTCALQPDGAILLDPTARQEQEARAVLTFAIASSDRKVLMATTKGSCSVEEMQQCLAAAQRAASTIFQFYRDSVRRRYSKN; this comes from the exons ATGGCGGTGGAGATGGAGGTGGCGGACGGGCAGTGCCGGCTGCGGCCCTTCTCCTgcgagctggggctgctctcgCGGCCCGACGGCTCGGCCGCCTTCCTGCAGG gtgacacCTCGGTGCTGGCCGGGCTCTACGGTCCTGCAGAGGCCAAGATCAGCAAGGAGCTGCCGGACCGGGCGGcgctggaggtgctgctgcgCCCCAAGGTGGGGCTGCCAG GCGTGCTGGAGCGCAGCCGGGAGCAGCTGCTGCGGCAGACGTGCGAGGCCGTGCTGCTGGGCGTGCTGCACCCGCGCACCGCCatctccctggtgctgcaggtgctcagcGACGCCGGCTCC CTGCTGTCGTGCTGCCTGAACGCTGCCTGCATGGCGCTGCTGGATGCGGGGCTGCCCCTGGCCGCCCTCTTCTGCGGGGTCACCTGCGCCCTGCAGCCCGACGGCGCCATCCTGCTGGACCCCACGGCCCGACAGGAGCAG GAGGCACGCGCCGTCCTCACCTTCGCCATCGCCAGCAGCGACAGGAAGGTGCTGATGGCCACCACcaagggcagctgctctgtggaggAG atgcagcagtgcctggccgCGGCCCAGCGTGCAGCCAGCACTATCTTCCAGTTCTACCGCGACTCCGTGCGCCGCCGCTACTCCAAGAACTGA